The following coding sequences are from one Triticum aestivum cultivar Chinese Spring chromosome 5A, IWGSC CS RefSeq v2.1, whole genome shotgun sequence window:
- the LOC123107596 gene encoding putrescine hydroxycinnamoyltransferase translates to MEVKVLSSKIVKPRYADGAARPDTTEHVPSSVFDRVTYHIQMAIIYAFQAPAPSTEDIERGLAHVLSVYRLFAGQVRPGPDGAPGVLLNDHGARLVEARVDGATLVEFAPPKPSPVVLQLHPDLEGDVQEVVQVQLTRFACGSLAVGFSANHAVADGHATSDFLVAWGRAARGLDISDPSPTPPPHNHPDLFRPRDPPVVNFEHRGVEYYRPSPSNPKQGEGGHHGADNVVIHKAHFTKDFIAGLRAKASEGRGRPFSRFETTLAHLWRTMTRARGLSPGETSTIRISVDGRRRLAAPPGYFGNLVLWAFPRSTVGDLMSRPLKHAAQTIHDAVARLDGAYFQSLVDFASSGAVKREGLEKTAELKDVLCPDLEVDSWLTFPFYELDFGAGSPSYFMPSYFPTEGMLFLVPSYLGDGSVDAFVPIFQHNLDAFKQCCYSMD, encoded by the coding sequence ATGGAGGTGAAGGTGCTCAGCTCCAAGATCGTGAAGCCGAGGTACGCCGATGGCGCGGCACGGCCGGACACCACGGAGCACGTGCCGTCCTCGGTGTTCGACAGGGTCACCTACCACATCCAGATGGCCATCATCTACGCCTTCCAGGCGCCGGCGCCCTCCACGGAGGACATCGAGCGCGGCCTCGCGCATGTACTGTCCGTGTACCGCCTCTTCGCCGGCCAGGTCCGACCTGGCCCGGACGGCGCGCCGGGGGTGCTGCTCAACGACCACGGCGCGCGGCTCGTCGAGGCGCGTGTGGACGGGGCCACACTGGTCGAGTTCGCGCCGCCCAAGCCGTCGCCCGTCGTGCTGCAGCTGCACCCGGACCTGGAGGGCGACGTGCAGGAGGTGGTGCAGGTGCAGCTCACGCGCTTCGCCTGCGGCTCGCTGGCCGTCGGGTTCTCGGCCAACCATGCCGTTGCTGACGGCCACGCCACCAGCGACTTCCTCGTCGCGTGGGGCCGCGCCGCGCGAGGGCTGGACATCTCCGACCCgtcgccgacgccaccgccgcacAACCACCCTGACCTCTTCCGTCCGCGCGACCCGCCGGTCGTCAACTTCGAGCACCGCGGCGTCGAGTACTACCGGCCGTCGCCCAGCAACCCCAAGCAGGGCGAGGGCGGACACCACGGCGCCGACAACGTGGTCATCCACAAGGCGCACTTCACCAAGGACTTCATCGCCGGGCTGCGCGCCAAGGCTTCGGAGGGGCGCGGCAGGCCGTTCAGCCGGTTCGAGACCACGCTCGCACACCTGTGGCGCACGATGACGCGCGCGCGTGGGCTCAGCCCCGGCGAGACCTCCACCATCCGCATCTCTGTCGACGGGCGGCGGCGCCTGGCCGCCCCGCCGGGCTACTTCGGCAACCTGGTTCTGTGGGCGTTCCCGCGGTCCACGGTGGGGGACCTCATGAGCCGGCCGCTGAAGCACGCAGCACAAACGATTCACGACGCCGTGGCCCGCCTCGACGGCGCATACTTCCAGTCGCTGGTGGATTTCGCGAGCTCGGGCGCCGTGAAGCGGGAGGGGTTGGAGAAGACGGCGGAGCTGAAGGACGTGTTGTGCCCGGACCTGGAGGTGGATAGCTGGCTGACGTTCCCGTTCTACGAGCTGGACTTCGGCGCCGGCAGCCCGAGCTACTTCATGCCGTCCTACTTCCCCACGGAGGGGATGCTGTTCCTGGTGCCGTCCTACCTAGGCGACGGCAGCGTGGACGCCTTCGTCCCCATCTTCCAGCACAACCTCGACGCCTTCAAGCAGTGCTGCTACTCCATGGACTAA